The Centroberyx gerrardi isolate f3 chromosome 13, fCenGer3.hap1.cur.20231027, whole genome shotgun sequence genome contains the following window.
GCAACATTTAGCCCTTTCTCACTTTGACAGGGTGATATATcaaattttttttcttaactttctctttccctgtccCACACCCCTCAGCCTCTGTAGCTCCATCAAGACGCGCACGACAACCCACATCATGCCTGTTTCCCACCCGCCCTTAAAGAGGAAGCGTGGGCGGCCGCGGCGGGCCTTGCAGCCCCCCAACCCAGAGATTCCCCCTCCCAGCCACGCAGACCCCAACCCCTCCGCCATGGAGCTGCCCAGCCCGCTCGCAGGGCTCCACTCCACAGACATAGTTCACGGCCTGGACCCCGTCAGCCAGCTCTCCCACCTCAAGACCTCCATCAGCAGCTATTTTGGAGCAGCGGGGCGGCTGGCGTGCGGAGAGAAGTACCGAGTCCTGGCCCGACGGGTCACCCTGGACGGCAAGGTCCAGTACCTGGTGGAGTGGGAAGGAGTCACTGCCTCCTAGACTTATCACTGTCACCATCACTTCTAACCAGCGCTAACAAGAGGTTTATGACTGTGCGAAGGACATGTTTACACAGCCTGTATTCAAAGCATTAATTGATGTTTGCCTTTTGTTCAGTTCAGACAGGAGCAAGTTTTGCCGGTAATGCTTACTGTAAAGCCTACTGGTTTAATGCAGTGCAAGGTGATTGTAATGCGTTGCAACACAAGTGTTTTCCTCAAGATTATAAACATTTAATTTACCATGGAGATTAAGCATAGAGGAAGTCACAAAACCCCTTTatttaagtttgttttttgtttttgactaCATTATCTACAATTAGTCTTTATAGAATCCCCCATGTATTGTTGGGCAAATAATTTAACAGTGCGCTTCACCTGTAGGCTTTCAGTGAACCGTTACTGTGCTTGAGTTTTAATCCAGTGGTATGCTTTCATTTCTGTGACATTGTGGTAACTTCTTGGTTGCTCCCAACCAGTTCAGTATGAAACTGGAAAGGTAGAAACCAGTTTTTTGACAGAACGTGGAAGGTCAGGTAATGAATGGCGAGTCGTGGAGGATAAGAGAAAAAGGGTTAATTGTGTTCAAAGAAGTTAAATAATTTTGACCAATGCAGTCATGTGCGGAGAGAAATTACATCAGTTTGGTTGTTTTCATACCAAATTGGGTAAATGAAATGTGTCTCCCTTTACATCAGTGTCCCCTCCCCTAGTCCTAGCTGTGAGTACCTCTTGTTGCCTTGGGCAGACGAATCCTTCAATTCTGCTTTTGGAAAGTCTGCTCAGTTGTGAGCAGTTCAGGTGTGAACGCAAAACAAGAGAGATGTTGTGCTGCTGCAaacttgtttattattttatatagaATTATACTACATCTATTATTACCTTTTCTACGTGTATTTTCTAATATGCCTTTTCTGTCCAGTAGGGTATATTTCtcagataattttttttttattgttatggaTTCTCTTGCACATATCAAATTATACCTTTTTAGGCTGTCATCTCATTCATTACAGATAATCTGATCTTTTCAGTGCAGTGATTCTCAGTGAAGGTAAAGTTTCTTAAGTCCCTTTTTTATGCTGGTAATTGCGTAACTCCCAGCAGCTTAAGCTTTAGTGTCATATTCTGAAAACCGGCATCTCTAAATAAACAGTGTTATTTCAATGTACAAATGTCCAGAagctgagtttttttttttttttttttagggcatGTGCCTCTGAGGAAGATGTTGTTAGTTACTTGTGTTTAATCTAAAATAGtaacaaatatatacattttgtcttaaGTCTTTATTCTGTTTTCTCAAAGGTTTTGTTTTACAAGTAGTTTGGATGTCTTTGTATAGTACAAAATATATAATCTcatttaaagcattttgatTGGAAATTGATTGTTAACTTTGAAATCTATAAGGACCTActgagtttttattttctctggtgATAGTTATTCCAATAAATTAAGTGCAGCAGGAAAATGGAATACTCGTAGACCTGAATTCAGAATTGCTAtgctccattttattttatttttatttgagctGCCTATGCAATTCAGTCCTCAAAGAAACGTTTTATGTCTCATAATTGCACCAGTACGCTTGAGAAAGAGGAGCAGCATCATTATGTTTAACTCCTCAGTTGATCTGACTCAGGCATTCAGTCTTTGGTATTACAGGTGCTATTTATTTTAGTCACCATCAAAACTGCACTTAGATTTTTGCTTTTATGGTCATGCTCACTTGTACACGCTcaggatgtgcaaaaatgtCACTGTGTTAAATAGAAGGCCAGCATTTGGAGTGTGACAAGAGGTTTTGATGTAAGTTATTCACTGATGTCGGTGGTCAGTATTTTTGTGTCAGGTCCTCCATTCTATCAGTTGTAGCATTAATTTGGACCATATTTGTATGTAAGCTCATATTGTAAGTCGCGTGTTTATGCTGAGTCAGAACACAATCAGAATCACTGGAAATCCAACATTGTGCGCTGTACTTAATTGCAAGAGGTAAATATTCAATCACTATATCTCTTTTTggagatgtttatttttttgttactctcagaagaaaaataatgtacCCTTGAAGTAAAGTGAATTGACCTTTTCGACATTGATACCTCTTAATTGTAAGGTTGTTATACAGTGCATCTGAagcttctctcctctgtccggCCAGTGTTAGAGCCTAGATCTTGCTGTTTGCTACTACTGGCTTCGAGCAGGCTTCTACAGCCAAAGAACATACATGTAACGTCTACTTTGTTTCTTGGGTTTCCTCATGTTACATTTTTATACATTACCACATAGGTGGACGTGTTGTTTCCGAACCTGTTTTGTTAAAGGATGAATAAAAGCAGATATTTTGAAGTTTTTGTGCAGAACTGGTTGTTTATTCATGTTGACAGTTCATAAGAACGCGCCACTATTCGCGGCCTCTGTCAATGACAGCCCTCTCCACCAATCATTTCACAGACAATTGTCTCTTGTCCAATCACAAAACGCGTTGTTCGGGTGTGGGCGGAGAATGTAGTTACAAATTGGCTGGCTACTCTGGGTAAACGGAAAAGATTTGTTCAACTCTGAGTTACAAATCCAGTTTTAATGCTTTCATAACGCCACAGGACAATTTTATTACAGGATTATTTAATTCAAAACATGATCGTTGTCTGCCGGGCCTTTTAGTTTGGTCGTTTGGTTTCTTGCTCCAAACATAACGTTAGCAACCTGTTGATATAGCAAGGAGCTTTGTTTACATCTAGCGAACGTAAcgctagctaatgctagctgaTTGTCATGCTTTAGTATCGTCACTCATGTTTAACACATATTTTGATAAGTTAGCTTAGCTGCTGATGTTCTTTATCTTTCTTCCCCTTTCCAGCTGAGCACACAAGTGTGCAATGTTGCTTCAGCAACTGAAAATTAACCCTAGCAAGTTAAGACAGGTGGTTGATTAGCTGGAGCTTGACATGCACTCATTATTAGTCTAATGTTTGAAAACGAGGAGGATTTAATCGAAGATGTGGCCAGTTTGAGGAATCGGCTTCGATTAACGGAGCTCAGCCTACAAAGTGTGGGACAGCAGCTGAGGTAAGTAACTGCAATGACATGAATGTACAATCTGATACTCGAACCAACTGTTGATAAAATATCCCCTCTGGTATTCAAAAGAAAGCCTGCAACCATGAACAATGCAGCCAGTGATTTTAGGATTAGAGGGAATCAAAGTTGGTATGATGCTATTACTGACACACTTCTCCCTTCCTTGATTCCTTCCACACATTCTCTCATTCTCCATGTTCCCTTCTGCAGTCAGTCAGGAGGACATGATGACAGTAGTCAGTCTGTGCAGCAGAGTCCCCCAATTGGGTTGCCTGATCGCCTCACCTTAGAAGACCTGCAGAGACCTGATGTCCCTCTGTCCCAGTCGGGCTGTGGTTGCCACGAAAAGCCTCTCAGTGGAACAGCTGAGAGACGTGCTATCGCTCGCAGTCTAAGCCCACCCTCCTCCAAGTCTAGGGTGAGAGaggatatttgtgtgtgtgagtgaataattgagagagacagccagccagatatactgtacatcacctTGCCTCATGCtgcgtactgtatgtgtgcatgtgcacctGTACTATATGTCCTGTCTTCTAAAAAACATGTGATCCCCACTGcgcctggcattaacatgcgtctTGGGTGATAGagcaaaaatgcataaaatccagATGTAAATCACCTAAGATTCATTGAAGGTTTGTTCACCCAAACCACAAACCACAAAATGTGCATGTAATGCATTTCAAATCTACATACAGCAATTACATCAGTGGAATTGAACTTTTGTGTGTGGACACAAGATTGAAAGcacaatcaaataaaactggTGGCAGGCAACTTCGATAGTAAcatacttgtcaaaaatggattgtcaagATACTGGGAGAGATGAGGTGTTTACTTTTTACTGTTTAAAGGATGTAAATCTTAGGATGTGATGTGTGTCACAATCTGTGTTTTGCAAGGGAAagataaatctgatttttaatgtaTATACTGCAGATCCATTTTAGAGTCAGGTATAAATGTAATCTATATCTAGAACCTTGATGCGAGATGCATGCCAGTGGCATCGGTAAAGGCGGCCTGTGTAAAACCTCCACCcttccacccacccacacacacaccttccatcTAGCCCTGTTTTCTCCCTTCAGTTTGCCTCACGCAAGGCCAGGTCGATAGAGATGGAGTCGGCCCCTATAAGGAAGAAGCTGGGCTGTCTGCGTCAGGAGAACGCCTGTCTGACCATGCAGAACAAACAGCTCATCAGTGACCTGGAGGCCGTGCAGTATAAACTGGCCACCTCCAAGACGCAGGTATGgcactcatccacacacacatacttgtgtAGCAGAATAACCCTCACCCCTACCCTTGAAACCTTATAAGCCTGAATATCTTTATTTCATTTGAGTTGGAGATGATTTGTTTCCCATCTTAGGGGACTTGAGTTTGAATCTGGTCTGTTACACTCTCAGTTCTTTCAAAGGAAAACATCTGCAGACAGGGCCAGTCAGGTTCAGTTTCTGTGGTGACATCAgtgttctttgttttgttgagaAATTGGCAGTCAAAGAGACACCATGATCATTGTTTCCATCTCTAGTTTCTTCACTTGAAAAGCCAAGCTACAGCAACGAAATCCTAAATATAAAAAGTCAGTGACATAAACTAACAAAGATATTAAAAATTTGAGATGCATGTGTCTTGCTTTTCAGGTCCACCTCCTGGGCTCCAGGGTTGGGGTTAAAAGTAACAATGTGGCGGTCATGAATCAGCAGATTCTCAGCCTTGAGGCAGAGCTGGAGGCTCAGGCCAATGAACTAAGGTAACTTTGTAACCTaacctgttttttgtttttttttatctgatttTTATCTGCAGATGCATTCATGTAAACATACAATACGGGAAATGTGTGCCTATTGACTGGATACAGAGTTCATGTTAAAATTATGTAACTTGCTATGAAGTCGCAGTCATAATGGTTTCTAATAGTTGCTTATGGTATGTAATTCCTCATGTTGTGTTATGCTGTGTTAGTTAGTGCTCTAATGGGATTCTAGTCTAATTGCTATTCCAAGGCAGTTTTCCATTAAGGTAAAATTAGTTGACCCAGTCAATCTTTGTAGACCAAGAATAGGCAACCATGTGCCTTGGAGGGCCatgagtatgcaggttttcatttcaactaaAAATGAGCAACAAGGCAGGTGATTTCATTGATTAACACAAATTAagccagagagaggggaactaatcagtgaaattacctggtgtagtgtttggttgaaatgaaaacctgcagactctcagccctTCATAGCACCTGGTCGCCTATTCCTGTTATAGACCAACACTCCTACTGTGGCAGGCtgttcagcgtcttgctcaaaaACAGGATCATACCTGTGACTTTTTTTGTCATGGAACGGTCACAGTAGTCACTGGGTCACCCTGCCATAATATACTGACAACAGATCCCTGTCTGTGTTTGCCCAGGGCAGCAGAGCTGAGAGCAGAACGTGGCCAGGAGGCAGCAGACCAGAGTGACAGTCTGGTGACTACGCTGACTGAGGAGCTGAGCGCGCTCAGAGCGGAGCTGGACAACAAGACAGCAGTGGGCAAACGGTGATGCATTTAGCAGTGCTTGGGTTACAGCACCTGATTTAATTAAACAGTTCCCCTAACATTTCGAGTGAATAACAACATGGACTGGAAAAGGATTTTGTTGGATGTTCTACTGCAAATCAGACCTAGAAAGTTGAATTTACATGGTAAAAGTACATATGTGAATAGTCAGtgtggtatttttatttttattttcatttaggTGCCACAGTCTTCTCTTTTGTCtgttgtattaaaatatttTGATTGAACTGAATTAGAAGATGAACCCGGGAATTAAAGTGACAACTCATGCTAATATGATACATAATAACAGCTATTCCATATGTAATTTATTCTCACAACATGATACACTTATGGTTTTAGTACTCATCTACACTCATCTCTTACAGGGCCGAGCAACAAAGGAACCAAGCCCTTCACAATGCAGAGAAACTCAAAGAAGCTTACAAAGAATACAAGGCTACCATTTCCATTAAACTTAAGAAGGTAATCTCATTCAAAGATCATCACACTGTTCCTTATTGAATAACTGATTTTTAGTTGTGTGGTGATGACAAAAATAGctttatttgtgttttgaagGTGATGGAGAGTGAGAGCAAACTAAAAGAGAGTCTTAttgagtgtgacagagaaaaagaagagttgGAGATGAAGTGCACTGCATTGGAAAGAGCGAAGGCAACAGTTAGGTATGCGTGTGAGATTGATTGTCCCATACTGAGTCCTAACCTCTAATTCCTTACTGTCATGCATTTGTGAAGATTTAAGAGGATTAGTTTGGAGTGATTGTTTTTGTGAAATTCTACCTACTGCTTGTATGTATGGACACTAATAATTTGGAGGATTTCTAATTTATTAATTAGAAATTTATTTCAGATGAAATTGCTTTGATTGGCTGGCTCTCAAATATACATGTATAATCCCCCATCTCCCTTCTCTTGTGCCTCCCAGCCAACTGAAGGAGGAGGCGAGGCAGGCGAAGTCTTTGGCTGCAGACCGGTCGGACCTCCAGGCCCGGCTCGAGGAGGCCGGACGACGGGCCTTGCATCTGGAGAGGGAACTGGGTGAGCGGGGCGCGGAGTGCAGGGAGCTGGCCTCTCTGCGCAGGGAGCTGGAGGACCTGCGGAGCCTGAACCAGAGCCAGGAGCAGAGGGTGGCTCATAGCCACAGAGAGGCTCAGCAGAGCCAGGCTGAGCTGGCCAGCCTGGAGGCCATACTGGCCCTGCTGCATCTACGAGAGGtgcggagacacacacacacactgcaatttCATTCACATTGTCCTTTTTGTTAGCTTGTCACATGATATTGTTGTCATTGTACCAcccacactgattggcccaagggggtgCTACATCATTCGGTCATTTGTctatgtgtgatatgtgtggTAACTCAGAAACctctgattggattttgacataACTTTGCCCTAGGGGGGTGCTAAAATTATTGGGCAAAACAAGGTGCCATATTTATTATTGATTGGCCATGCGGACTGCATCATTCGCGGgagatgacatgtttactgttgccttgtttttaaTGCAGGGTCCTGAGGGGCCGCTCTGTATCAGGCCCTGCATTGTGCCCCCAGTGGACTATTCAGGAACTACACACCTGCTGAAGCCAAAGCCAGGTAATACTGACCAACCATATGGGTACTTCCATTACATACAGTGTAAGTGTTCACTATGTTTATACACAGGGGTGTgatctttaattttttttaattcaggtTTGTAAAAATTTTTGGATGTTCATTTTTTGATCATTCCACTTCTCCTGTATCCTGGATTATTTTCTGCTCATTAGTGTTGTTCTGATCACCTTACTCTTATTTAAACAATAAGTTGAAAATGACTCGCTGCGTAAGTTTGGGAACAAGTTGCAGTAAATTTGGGACCCACACAAGATCATGATTCATATTTTGATGTTAATTATGTGACAAAGTGCAAAAAAGGGCGTTGGAGTGGGTCccatacatactatacatactaTTTCAAACCATTCCTCCCCTTTTTTACCCGTCTCTCCACCCTGCCAGGTGAACGCTACCAGCAGCTGCTGCCGGTGCTCCAGTCGATGGAGGCTGAGCGGTCCAGACAGAGCGGCCTGGTCCAGCGGCTCCAGGAGCGTCTGAGCAGGGCGCAGGAGGAGATCTCCACCCTGCAGAGCTCCATGGCCCAGAGAGCCTCCCACTACCAGAGCCTCCACACGGAGCTGCTGGACAAAGTCGGCCAAGCCACCgatacagagaaagaggtgaggagggaggagggtggctGGAGAAACATGGTGTATATATCAGCTCTCCTCTGActgttctcattttctccacatatatcgagggcttggagccagattttacaggagagccaaaacaaattttgatcaaacttggatcagctgccgttactacatactaagcacaatattttaactttttgtgttatcagattgagcattactataaaaacaatactgctacagtttaagttgaattatatttgttaactcttttaaaaatggcaaaagagtgaaatacgcctttttggcacaaacattatcccaatacagccatgcagaatatgggcgtatgtaagtaaacaattgtaaaacaaattcattttaatacaaatctagcaattacacttcaatcaatactgatatataaaacaagatcagaatgaatatctttatcttgaagtaatgctcagcaactttcaccaaggcctttaaaaaaaacaatgtaaaacttaaaaacttttaataaacctttttaataaacctgtatagacataagaaactacttttgattctaaactactacttttattttcttttgctagtataatacatttttgtatgtgtcccaggacacatcacttattgatgtgtcctgggacacattcaaagacctgtaaaactcctcataacactgagggataacttcagctaccagcagtcttactatcagagctcatcttgaccagttcacactccgaacattataaaataacattttgaatctataggcctaagtatttcatgggaatattaacatatttacattcatctaatattgacctagaatatgaattaggatatgaataggatactaaaaatgatgtgatcatgctgccatgctaacattacttacgtcagcatgcattttgagctgacctaagtgctgttagaatcctctacccacaatgcttgttcagtgtcaaaagtggggttttgcttggtgtcaaaagggcgtaagtgcagttacgcccttttggcagcaaacaaaaccctacttttaatgttacggctttcagtttttgtttaaaaaaaatttaaattaaaaacttatgggtcatgatttcagttgtgtccttttggcactgaaaagatctcactgagacctttcaattgatatataatactcatattcgcccaaaatcgcacttacgcccctttggctccaagccctcgatatgtaCTATCCGTTTTTATAAGTAACTTTTATGCATGATGAATGATATTTTCCCAAGCTCAAGTGTTAATTACTTACAgattatctgtctctctccctggctgtttCTTTGCCACTTCAGTTGAAGAGGAAAAGTGCGCGCGTGGCTGCGTTGGAGAAACAGTTACAGGAGAAAACCTCGGCCTACAGTCAGGCTGCTCTGAATAACACTGAGCTGGAGCAACAGCTGctggtacaacacacacagacatgcacacatttttgTCATGTTTCATTATTTACAATGTCCATGGattctattttcactctttttccCGTGGCGCTGTCGCCAAGTCGCTGTTGGacatcaagaggcaaattcaggtcaatTTAAGCAAATTCAGAGACGCTTCACTCCTCTATGCTATCAGACTTCATCATGGTTTACAGCGCTTGAGAGAATCATATgcacaaatcatgtctgttatttattgagcagtatttacgtaataaaataagtaaagtaaagtagtAGAGGttctattattgtgaaaattggACCTTAACAATGAACAACTCCAACAATCCTTTTTttgtattcagaaagaactacTCTGTCTACTCAAATCAGCATCTGAGGAAAAATCAGATGGGTCACGGCTGATATATGCACTTTTTCCgtttgttttgaaattgtttttatcTAGCTAGCTATTGCTTGCAAAAACTGTGGGATACAGAATCTCTATTAGTTATTTACTGCACCCTGTTTCTTAATCTTGCTCCTGCTATACTTCTCTATCTCTAACTACAGGAGAGGACCAGTACTCTTCAGCATTATCAGTCATTGATGACCAAAAAGCAAAGAGAGTACCAGCAATCTTTGGAAAAGTGTAAAAAATCGCAAACGCAACAATGCATGGAGCAACAGCACAGAATAGAAGTGGTAAACTTTAACCTTTGTTTTGCTCACTTTCCTCTATACCTCCACACTGTAATCCTTCCTCATCCCCCCTCTTCCTGctcagttcatttcaattctGTTCAACAAACCTTTTTGGCATCAGCTACAAAGCACAATGTATTACCCTGAAGGATGATTtaggtttatttgcacaatgGTGTAGAAGGTgacaaggaaggagggagagagaatttgTGTTTTGAGCTACTAGAACAACATTTCAAGCAGTTGAGTTCATCAGACGGGCCCCGACCACATATTTGAAACCGCAAATACAGCAAAGCTTTTCAAAAATTTGAATTGCCTCAAAAGTAACAGCATAATATGATCCTCTCTTCACCAGCTGCAGTTGTCTATGGAGGAGTCACAGTCTCGGTtgttggagctggagcaggagctgaGCTCagcccagagggagagagaggaggcgcaGAGGGAAGCTCTTCTTCTGGAAACCTCCCTGCACCAACTCACACAGGTCAGGACACCACCCCTGTAGCTCCATTAAGTACAGCTTTTCACCCATTAGCCTGGGTAAAACGCAGGAACCATTTGAGAATGTAGTTAAAGACCAAGCAACCATGATTTAACACAGGTTTGTATTGGTTATGGATGGACAtgtttgatacattttttgaaacTAATCAAAATAGATGCCCATCTCGATCTTTGAGCTTTTTCTTGAGCTTTTCCGgactgaattaaaatcattgcactggacctttatgATTTTTACAATACCTTTTTGGATTATTGACTGTCATGTCTTTCATGTCAATTTATCACTAACTCAACATCACAACATCTCAGCCATCTCCCACCATGCTACAGTTTGGTGTCGTGTTAAATAATTTGAGTTTAAGAACCCTGTGTTGTGGGAGCACATTAAAATGATTAGCAGTTACATAATCATTTTTTACCACTGGAAAACAACATGGTGCAACTCTGTGTCCCCGAGGGCAACGAAGCTATTTACAAATTACAATAATTGCTCAGAGCCGATGCAGAAGCAAGTTAGACTGCCGAGCTAGATTCCTCTTGAGAGTGAGGTCAACCAAGGATCATTTTAATCTATCAATTTGCTTATTGGAAGTCTGCTCACAGCTTGAGCTCTATGACTCATGGTTTGTGGAATAATTCCAGGGCAAGCAGTGGCAGTTTGTGACCAGTCCACTTATCATGAGCACTGATGTAGCTAAAGATTATCAACAAACATGACTTGCATTTGCTTGAAAAATGGATGCCCTCATCAGAATAAAACCAAGAGATTGCATCAATCGCACTGCCCTAGATCACTGAAAATGCACATCCCTGTAATTTGTTGGTTATGATTAAaaccttttttatttgttttattttaaggaGAAAGAGGCTGAAGTGAGGCACAACGAGGAGGTGCTACAGAGTTTCAAAAAGCAGGCAGCCATGTCTGCCACCGAGGTTAGTAAGAGTTGGAACCATAGACACATACATGAACCACCTTTCACAGCGTATCTCATGAGTTCCACCACACCTGCCACAACTATCACCTTGGTGAGAGGACATTTGTGCCCTCTATGACTTCTATCTGTGCGTCAGGTGTGCGAGTTGCAGTCGTCCCTGTCAGCGTGTAGAGAGGAACTGACCTCCTACCTGCAGCAGATGGAGGAGGTAAAGGAGATCTATGAGACTGAGCTGCAGAAGAAGAGCAACAAGGTGTAGTATTGCATCGTCACTACTACTAATACAGCAGTGGGGCAtcaatgttgtgtgtgtgtgtttgctgtcttTTGGGATTCAAACGTCTCAACAAGAGTAGAACTCCTGGAAACTGAGTTACTTGTGATGACCATTGCCCGACCTTATTTTCATGCAAGGGCCTCTCCTCAGGCTAATCttatccctctttcctctctctccctccccagctctcctctctgcaggaGAAGCTCCACAGCACCAGCCTGGTTTGTCAGAGCTCTAGTGAGCAGAACCTGCAGCTCCAGGTttctctccagcagcagcagaccatGCTGACCGAGAGCACCGCCCGCATCGCCGAGCTGGAGGAGAGCCAGAGCCTGCTGCAGAGACAGGTAGATCAGAGAGAGTTACAGGCTTTCCTCGAGTTCTGGAGAGCAGAGAAAACTTGAAAACGTAGATCTGAAAATGTATAAAACCTTGTGGATTGTCCTtgttggcattttttttttttttttgaattttgccTATAATCTCATTAAAAGAGATGGAAGTGTCTTCAGAAATAAATTACTGTCTAATAATTACACTGTCTAACTTCAGTTTTACAAATTTTTAATATTGCACTTCTATACTTGACTTGCATTTCTTCAGCATTAACTTTTTCCCGCATTCTAGTTCTTTGCTTTGCACTCAGGGCTCATGGTATTTCTATAATGTCTCACTTATTGTGTACAAAgacattttccatattttacAGCAGAAGCAAAGTTTATTGTCAGTAAGCCGAACAAAAACAGTTATAACAAATGAATGGCCATTTAATGAACAGTATAAGAGCTTTATTTTAATATGTAGTATGCACAGAGAATTGTTTTGGCTGCATAGACTGATATACTTTACACAAATTAAAAACTTGTGGAAAATCTGCATCATTGCTTGAGTTAAATAACAAATTTGAGCTTGTGATTTGATT
Protein-coding sequences here:
- the ccdc18 gene encoding coiled-coil domain-containing protein 18 isoform X3; the protein is MFENEEDLIEDVASLRNRLRLTELSLQSVGQQLSQSGGHDDSSQSVQQSPPIGLPDRLTLEDLQRPDVPLSQSGCGCHEKPLSGTAERRAIARSLSPPSSKSRFASRKARSIEMESAPIRKKLGCLRQENACLTMQNKQLISDLEAVQYKLATSKTQVHLLGSRVGVKSNNVAVMNQQILSLEAELEAQANELRAAELRAERGQEAADQSDSLVTTLTEELSALRAELDNKTAVGKRAEQQRNQALHNAEKLKEAYKEYKATISIKLKKVMESESKLKESLIECDREKEELEMKCTALERAKATVSQLKEEARQAKSLAADRSDLQARLEEAGRRALHLERELGERGAECRELASLRRELEDLRSLNQSQEQRVAHSHREAQQSQAELASLEAILALLHLREGPEGPLCIRPCIVPPVDYSGTTHLLKPKPGERYQQLLPVLQSMEAERSRQSGLVQRLQERLSRAQEEISTLQSSMAQRASHYQSLHTELLDKVGQATDTEKELKRKSARVAALEKQLQEKTSAYSQAALNNTELEQQLLERTSTLQHYQSLMTKKQREYQQSLEKCKKSQTQQCMEQQHRIEVLQLSMEESQSRLLELEQELSSAQREREEAQREALLLETSLHQLTQEKEAEVRHNEEVLQSFKKQAAMSATEVCELQSSLSACREELTSYLQQMEEVKEIYETELQKKSNKLSSLQEKLHSTSLVCQSSSEQNLQLQVSLQQQQTMLTESTARIAELEESQSLLQRQVSGLEQELERARVSLEEEVRRREREAEEKDRDTQERNQQSAQLSESVTHLTSEMSKCRGELLSKESELQRLRRETSIKTSQISRMEESLQHTQSLLDKKSDMVVDLEEKLHQSEADRGNCVQRVQTLEGQLQAVRGELTDTLEQLQELKDVLQRTQTIADERKASVEKLTVELREIKRELEERTHEVLDMDNALKERQGELQQRTKLLGQLDVAIRDHKQEMERKVESLQQSLEAREKELRDTQRELKERDMKETRLCRVEEELAMKEARWLQSEARLQGTVTSLQQELELEREQHSMELASLQQTRGQLLKVSEQISSTMRSSQEQLTAKLQLSQTQLDQAKAQCDQTKAQASQLQSQLDQTMAHLDQTKTELDHTTTQASHLQTQLDQSQTQLLQSRNQLEQNRTLYDQARTQNSHLQAQLEQLRAQLNQARAQAAQLQTQLHASEKTMETSSETLLIKESEVTRLQARISSMERAADRLHSTTPTSHPPPYTHTLSLPALHTHTPSPPCSPKRPQTTTHSPTHSHTHTRSSPTAHTHLRTRNPFPVSVPHLSNQTDRHQSCDWLQTSSVDSSLDLPQSLKATLREALTQQPWESSSLSISPFPDTVDHSWQGLSAMEATAATDFSFNPLTYMVDKLDGQEGQEDEDRNPNMDAASGQEEGEEEVNMSTLTGMLRFVNQTLAMQEDTSLWSSTGQSQTGHSLTLQRDLKDT